In Acinetobacter piscicola, a single window of DNA contains:
- a CDS encoding DUF3108 domain-containing protein: MATQLMKKMSLTTGLVAAICFTGFSSHALAMSPFQATYQFSYNGKNMGSATRTLSKNGNNWSYVFAAKAAAIASATETSNFSLNNGQIQSNNFSRTSKILVHNDTMTIKFNPSTKTINTNKSNKARSFAWKAGALDELNAELQVREDLKGSGLKSSYLIADAKGLDTRHFVKQGNESVKTSYGTFDTIKVVLTHDNKTKQSIFWLAPKLDYLPVKMSHQDGKTSYNLSLTGYKK, translated from the coding sequence ATGGCAACACAATTAATGAAAAAAATGAGTCTTACCACAGGGCTTGTTGCAGCTATATGCTTCACAGGTTTTTCAAGCCATGCTCTTGCCATGAGTCCATTCCAAGCCACTTACCAATTTTCCTATAATGGTAAAAATATGGGTTCGGCTACCCGCACCTTGAGCAAAAATGGTAACAATTGGAGTTATGTATTTGCAGCTAAAGCAGCAGCCATTGCCTCTGCCACAGAAACCAGTAATTTTTCTTTAAACAATGGTCAAATCCAATCCAATAACTTCAGTCGTACCAGTAAAATTTTGGTTCATAATGACACTATGACCATCAAGTTTAATCCAAGTACCAAAACTATTAACACCAATAAAAGTAATAAAGCCCGTTCTTTTGCTTGGAAAGCAGGTGCATTGGATGAGTTAAATGCTGAGTTACAAGTTCGTGAAGACTTAAAAGGTTCAGGCTTAAAATCAAGCTACCTCATTGCAGATGCCAAAGGTTTAGACACACGTCATTTTGTCAAACAAGGTAATGAGTCTGTCAAAACCAGCTATGGGACCTTCGATACTATTAAAGTCGTACTCACTCATGATAACAAAACCAAACAATCGATTTTTTGGTTAGCACCGAAGTTGGATTACTTACCTGTAAAAATGTCACACCAAGATGGTAAGACATCTTATAATCTTTCTCTGACAGGCTACAAAAAATAA
- a CDS encoding xanthine phosphoribosyltransferase has product MYALEQKILAEGIVLSDQVLKVDSFLNHQIDPVMMQQIGQEFARLFKDAGITKIITIEASGIAPAVMAGLELGVPVIFARKYQSLTLKDDLYRSKVFSFTKQVESTIAISKKHISAGDKALVIDDFLANGQAALGLADLIHQANAEVVGIGIVIEKSFQSGRQLLLDKGYRVESLARVESLANGTVTFVQE; this is encoded by the coding sequence GTGTACGCACTAGAACAGAAAATCTTGGCTGAAGGTATCGTTCTATCTGATCAGGTTCTGAAAGTCGATTCTTTTTTAAACCATCAAATTGATCCTGTTATGATGCAGCAAATTGGTCAGGAATTTGCGCGTCTATTTAAAGATGCAGGTATTACCAAAATCATTACGATTGAAGCTTCAGGTATCGCGCCAGCAGTAATGGCCGGACTTGAGCTTGGTGTTCCCGTGATTTTTGCACGTAAATACCAATCTTTAACGTTAAAAGATGACCTATATCGTTCTAAAGTTTTCTCATTTACTAAACAAGTTGAAAGCACCATTGCGATCTCAAAAAAGCATATCAGTGCAGGTGATAAAGCCCTTGTTATTGATGACTTTTTAGCAAATGGTCAAGCTGCTTTAGGACTTGCTGATCTTATCCATCAAGCGAATGCTGAAGTTGTCGGTATTGGCATCGTGATTGAAAAATCATTCCAATCAGGTCGCCAACTACTTCTTGATAAAGGTTACCGTGTTGAGTCTTTGGCACGTGTTGAATCTTTAGCAAACGGTACAGTTACTTTCGTTCAAGAATAA
- a CDS encoding acyl-CoA thioesterase, with amino-acid sequence MDSLTQQLTHLLNVQQIDQYLFQGQTNQLFGSHLFGGQILAQALIAASKTTDRPAHSLHAYFIRSGRTDLPILFKVENLRDGSSFSARQVHALQDGKVIFSAMLSFAQPEQGLEFQISAPDYPHPDTLIPEQEHKMMIVNDIPESRRAIVMQQFNLLIHPVEFANPFHPIKADTQYAEYFRSFDKIEGELDTIAMHQAIAAYYSDYNLLTTSLRPHGVSYANGGVRSASLDHTIHFHHHFRVDEWMLYDMYATRSSQARGLNFGEMWQNDRLVCSVSQESLMRQRTFRSNQ; translated from the coding sequence ATGGATTCACTCACACAGCAACTGACGCATTTATTAAATGTGCAACAAATTGACCAATATCTTTTCCAAGGTCAAACCAATCAACTTTTTGGTTCACATTTATTTGGCGGACAAATTTTAGCACAAGCTTTGATTGCTGCCTCTAAAACTACAGACCGCCCTGCACACTCCCTCCATGCTTATTTTATTCGTAGTGGTCGCACCGATTTACCGATTTTATTTAAAGTTGAAAATTTACGAGATGGTTCAAGCTTTTCAGCACGACAAGTTCACGCATTACAAGATGGTAAAGTCATATTTTCAGCAATGCTGTCTTTTGCGCAACCAGAACAAGGGTTAGAGTTTCAAATTTCAGCACCTGACTATCCTCACCCTGACACACTCATCCCTGAACAAGAGCATAAAATGATGATTGTGAATGATATTCCTGAAAGTCGCCGTGCCATTGTGATGCAACAATTTAACTTATTAATCCACCCTGTTGAATTTGCGAATCCATTTCACCCCATCAAAGCAGATACACAATATGCTGAATACTTTAGAAGTTTTGATAAAATTGAAGGTGAATTAGATACTATTGCAATGCATCAAGCCATTGCAGCTTATTATTCTGATTATAATTTACTCACCACATCTTTACGTCCGCATGGTGTAAGTTACGCCAACGGCGGTGTGCGCAGTGCAAGTTTAGATCACACCATACATTTTCATCATCATTTTCGGGTCGATGAATGGATGCTATATGACATGTATGCCACGCGCTCTAGCCAAGCACGCGGTTTAAATTTTGGTGAAATGTGGCAAAATGACCGTTTGGTATGTAGCGTTAGTCAAGAAAGTTTGATGCGTCAACGTACGTTTAGATCAAATCAGTAA